From a region of the bacterium genome:
- the dnaX gene encoding DNA polymerase III subunit gamma/tau, giving the protein MYKVLARKYRPLNFDEFVGQENIVETLKKAIEKNKTAYAYLFAGPRGSGKTSMARVFAKALNCQNGPTINPCNKCEICNEISLGTSLDVIEIDGASNRGIDEIRTLRENVNLRPSKARYKIYVIDEVHMLTTEAFNALLKTLEEPPEYVKFIFATTAPEKIPPTIISRCQRFDFKPLTLKEIENKVLEISKKENFTIEKKAIEEISEFANGSLRDVLSIIDQLIVFSENNIKIEDVRKLLGIVDEKGIDEILKLLVEKKVKDAIVFLHNLISLGKDPSLIMEGIIKRFRDILFYKIEGGEKKEIFSSFDNITTDELLQASSIVIEFKEKLRRETQPILLSEILLFKLSSILGKEIKNNENQQVDIFEITKKEKNIKEETKEEIKKDTKEMIIEKESRENLIDDIIGNWDIILKEIKNKSRILEAAIREGKVEKFENDTVFISYEKKFNFHKKRADENKKEIEKIISKLTGKNIKIETLLKNDTKKNIIEDEDVKKILEEFNGQIIEKEE; this is encoded by the coding sequence ATGTATAAGGTTTTAGCAAGAAAATATAGACCTCTTAATTTTGATGAATTTGTTGGACAGGAAAATATAGTAGAAACATTAAAAAAAGCAATTGAAAAAAATAAAACTGCATATGCTTACCTTTTTGCTGGACCAAGAGGAAGTGGAAAAACATCAATGGCAAGGGTTTTCGCAAAAGCATTAAATTGCCAAAATGGTCCAACTATAAATCCATGCAATAAGTGCGAAATTTGTAATGAAATTTCATTAGGAACAAGTTTAGATGTAATTGAGATAGATGGTGCTTCAAATAGGGGGATAGATGAAATAAGAACATTAAGAGAGAATGTAAATTTAAGACCATCAAAAGCAAGATATAAAATTTATGTAATTGATGAAGTTCATATGTTAACAACAGAAGCATTTAATGCACTTTTAAAAACGCTTGAAGAACCACCTGAATATGTAAAATTTATATTTGCAACAACTGCTCCTGAAAAAATACCGCCAACAATTATTTCAAGATGTCAGAGATTTGATTTTAAACCACTTACGTTGAAAGAAATAGAAAATAAGGTTTTAGAAATTAGCAAAAAAGAAAATTTCACAATAGAAAAAAAAGCCATAGAAGAAATTTCTGAATTTGCTAATGGCTCTTTAAGAGATGTTTTAAGTATAATAGACCAGTTGATTGTTTTTTCAGAAAACAACATTAAAATTGAAGATGTAAGAAAACTTTTAGGGATAGTTGATGAAAAAGGGATAGATGAAATTTTGAAACTTTTAGTTGAAAAAAAAGTTAAAGATGCTATTGTATTTCTACATAATTTAATTTCACTGGGTAAAGACCCATCTCTTATAATGGAAGGTATTATTAAACGATTTAGAGATATTCTTTTTTACAAAATTGAAGGTGGAGAAAAAAAAGAAATTTTTTCTTCTTTTGATAATATAACAACTGATGAATTATTACAGGCAAGTTCAATTGTTATTGAATTTAAAGAAAAATTAAGAAGAGAAACACAACCGATACTATTATCAGAAATTCTTCTTTTTAAACTTTCTTCTATTCTTGGAAAAGAAATTAAAAATAATGAAAACCAACAGGTAGATATTTTTGAAATAACAAAGAAAGAAAAAAATATAAAAGAAGAAACAAAAGAGGAAATAAAAAAAGATACAAAAGAGATGATAATAGAGAAGGAAAGCAGAGAAAACTTAATAGATGACATAATTGGAAATTGGGATATAATTTTAAAAGAAATAAAGAACAAAAGCAGAATATTGGAAGCAGCGATAAGAGAAGGAAAAGTTGAAAAATTTGAAAATGATACTGTTTTTATCTCTTATGAAAAAAAGTTTAATTTTCACAAAAAAAGGGCTGATGAAAATAAAAAAGAAATTGAAAAAATAATAAGTAAATTAACAGGGAAAAACATAAAGATTGAGACATTGTTGAAAAATGATACAAAAAAAAATATAATTGAAGATGAAGATGTAAAAAAAATCCTTGAAGAATTCAATGGACAAATAATTGAAAAGGAGGAATAA
- a CDS encoding YbaB/EbfC family nucleoid-associated protein — MFDNLKQLAQLKQQANKIEQLMRSKIFESSSPNDEVKIKVNGKMELISIEIKEDILKKENKAYIEKIIKKTFSQCQKEVEKWMATEVGSQLGSFKLPF; from the coding sequence ATGTTTGATAACTTAAAACAATTAGCACAATTAAAACAACAGGCAAATAAAATTGAACAACTTATGAGGTCTAAAATATTTGAATCATCATCTCCAAATGATGAAGTTAAAATAAAAGTTAATGGAAAGATGGAACTTATATCTATTGAAATAAAAGAAGATATTTTAAAAAAGGAAAATAAAGCATATATTGAAAAAATTATTAAAAAAACATTTTCTCAATGTCAGAAAGAAGTTGAAAAATGGATGGCAACAGAAGTCGGGTCTCAATTAGGTTCTTTTAAATTACCTTTTTAA
- the recR gene encoding recombination mediator RecR, which produces MKYYPEIVEKLIENFSKLPGIGPKSAERIANFLITGDNEFIDNFVENLANLKKKIKICQNCFNLSEDNICNVCKDTTRENIICVVENIKDLVIFEKASFKGKYHVLWGRISFLDKTDPDDLRIPQLIERVQKEKTKEVIIATSTTKEGEDTAAYISEILKKLNIPHSRIGYGLPVGAEIEYVDLQTIKKSIEGRRGL; this is translated from the coding sequence ATGAAATACTATCCTGAAATTGTTGAAAAACTTATTGAAAATTTTTCAAAATTACCTGGTATAGGACCTAAAAGTGCAGAAAGAATTGCGAATTTTTTAATTACAGGTGATAATGAATTCATTGATAATTTTGTAGAAAACCTTGCCAACCTGAAAAAGAAAATAAAAATATGTCAGAATTGTTTTAATCTTTCTGAAGATAATATATGTAATGTCTGTAAAGATACAACAAGAGAAAATATAATATGTGTTGTAGAAAATATTAAAGACCTGGTAATTTTTGAAAAGGCATCTTTCAAAGGGAAATACCATGTTTTATGGGGAAGAATTTCCTTTCTTGATAAAACAGACCCTGATGACTTAAGAATTCCGCAACTTATTGAAAGAGTTCAAAAAGAAAAGACAAAAGAAGTCATAATTGCAACGAGTACAACAAAAGAAGGAGAAGATACTGCCGCTTATATATCTGAAATCCTCAAGAAATTGAATATCCCGCATTCAAGAATTGGTTATGGCCTACCTGTTGGGGCAGAAATTGAATATGTTGACCTTCAAACAATAAAAAAATCTATTGAAGGAAGAAGAGGACTATAA
- a CDS encoding lysophospholipid acyltransferase family protein, protein MFCLIYKFCCFLGIHLPLKVAYFIAEQIARLRYIFFPSLRKTVRNNIKKTLAYRKKKFGIDYKSYDVIKITKKAYLNFAKYMTDFFNIPKWDIEVVKNKVFLENFNLLDKCLEKGKGVIALTAHIGNWELAGIVASILGYKVSAIAIPYLSPSVTKIYVERRKDKGVDVILTGSNPKHIIKALRENRVLAILGDRPFTEKGIYVKFMGENVLFPRGPATLFIKTKAEYIAGFLIMEGKNYRMFFREIEKPPSNLTEEEKIKFLTQKGANIIEELILAYPSQWLNFSNVWDNSA, encoded by the coding sequence ATGTTTTGTTTAATTTACAAATTTTGTTGTTTTTTAGGTATTCATTTGCCTTTAAAAGTTGCTTATTTCATTGCTGAACAAATCGCAAGATTAAGATATATTTTTTTTCCCTCTTTAAGAAAAACTGTCAGAAATAATATAAAAAAAACACTTGCATATAGAAAAAAAAAGTTTGGAATTGATTATAAAAGTTATGATGTTATAAAAATAACCAAAAAAGCATATTTGAATTTTGCTAAATATATGACTGATTTTTTTAATATACCAAAATGGGATATAGAAGTTGTTAAAAATAAGGTTTTTTTAGAAAATTTCAATCTACTTGATAAATGTCTTGAAAAAGGTAAAGGAGTTATTGCTTTAACTGCTCATATTGGAAACTGGGAACTTGCTGGTATTGTTGCTTCAATTCTTGGATATAAAGTCAGTGCTATTGCTATTCCTTATCTATCCCCTTCTGTAACAAAAATTTATGTTGAAAGAAGAAAAGATAAAGGAGTGGATGTAATACTTACAGGAAGTAATCCAAAACATATAATAAAAGCATTAAGAGAAAACAGGGTTCTTGCAATACTTGGGGATAGACCATTTACGGAAAAGGGAATATATGTGAAATTCATGGGAGAAAATGTATTATTCCCGAGAGGTCCTGCAACTTTATTTATTAAAACAAAAGCCGAATACATTGCAGGTTTTTTAATTATGGAAGGGAAAAATTATAGAATGTTTTTCAGGGAAATAGAAAAGCCACCTTCAAATTTGACAGAAGAAGAGAAAATTAAATTTTTAACTCAAAAAGGGGCAAATATAATTGAAGAACTTATTCTTGCCTACCCATCTCAATGGTTAAACTTTTCAAATGTCTGGGATAATTCCGCCTAA
- the dnaG gene encoding DNA primase, translating into MKGYISQEEIVRVSEKVDIVEIISRYVNLKKSGKNYRGICPFHTEKTPSFFVNPEKQIFHCFGCGIGGDVFKFIMNIENISFPESVVKIAKEVGIEINFQTKQISNKDKQEIVKANEFALKIYSEVLFSSQGKQASEYLYNRNFDDIAIKNFSLGYAPYDRNFLLKKINEHSLAKDVFIKSGLISENGEKDVFTNRIIFPIINTNNDIVGFGGRTIEENGLPKYLNTKENIIFNKSRTLYGINWAKETIKENNYAIIVEGYFDVLKLLSNNIKNVVAPMGTSLTEGHLNILKRFTDKILLVFDSDTAGINASIRGLENILKSGFEVKLCPLPTGFDPDKFIDEFGTSSFIKLLNNSQNFIDFMITNESKNFDINSPRGKSIIIKEISKLLSVIPDEIEKEEYIKYLSSKTSIPQETIEKYVEENSQSKEEIKPVQKKPLKPNAEIYLLDIILNDQTYLEQIIEKKEKLTEKLKKVVEAVEILINKNIKPTVANIIGIIDDEQILNLISNVAIEDNLISEDKKRKIFDDCLKKVEEISLKETLNKRKKEIFEKGPSPSKNELEEIQTIIYQLQKGR; encoded by the coding sequence ATGAAAGGATATATCTCACAAGAAGAGATTGTGAGGGTAAGTGAAAAAGTTGATATTGTTGAAATTATTTCAAGATATGTAAATCTTAAAAAAAGTGGTAAGAATTATAGAGGTATTTGTCCATTCCATACAGAAAAAACCCCATCTTTTTTTGTAAATCCTGAAAAACAAATTTTCCATTGTTTTGGATGTGGAATAGGTGGTGATGTTTTTAAGTTTATAATGAATATTGAAAATATTTCTTTCCCGGAATCTGTTGTCAAAATTGCAAAAGAAGTTGGTATAGAAATAAATTTTCAAACAAAACAAATTTCAAATAAAGATAAACAGGAAATAGTAAAAGCAAATGAGTTTGCTTTAAAAATTTATTCTGAGGTACTTTTTTCTTCCCAGGGAAAACAGGCATCTGAATATCTGTACAATAGAAATTTTGATGATATAGCAATAAAAAATTTTTCTCTTGGTTATGCTCCTTATGATAGAAATTTTCTCTTAAAAAAAATAAATGAACATTCTCTGGCAAAAGATGTTTTCATAAAAAGTGGTCTTATTTCAGAGAATGGAGAAAAAGATGTATTCACCAATAGAATAATATTTCCTATAATAAACACCAATAATGATATAGTTGGTTTTGGTGGTAGAACAATAGAAGAAAATGGTCTGCCAAAATATTTAAATACAAAAGAAAATATAATTTTTAATAAAAGCAGAACTCTCTATGGAATAAACTGGGCAAAAGAAACAATAAAAGAGAATAACTATGCAATTATCGTTGAAGGATATTTTGATGTTCTAAAACTATTGAGTAATAACATAAAAAATGTTGTTGCACCTATGGGAACATCTTTAACAGAAGGACACTTAAATATATTAAAAAGGTTCACTGATAAAATTTTACTTGTTTTTGATTCTGATACTGCTGGAATAAATGCATCTATTAGAGGACTTGAAAATATTCTGAAAAGCGGATTTGAAGTAAAGTTATGCCCTCTTCCAACTGGTTTTGACCCTGATAAATTTATAGATGAATTTGGTACAAGTTCATTTATAAAATTGTTAAATAACTCTCAAAACTTTATTGATTTTATGATTACCAATGAAAGTAAAAATTTTGATATAAATTCTCCAAGAGGAAAATCCATTATTATAAAAGAAATAAGTAAATTATTATCTGTTATACCTGATGAAATTGAAAAAGAAGAATATATAAAATATCTATCATCAAAAACATCTATCCCACAAGAAACAATTGAAAAATATGTAGAAGAAAACAGCCAATCAAAAGAAGAAATAAAACCAGTGCAAAAAAAACCTCTTAAACCAAATGCGGAAATTTATCTTCTTGATATTATTTTAAACGACCAGACATATTTAGAACAAATAATTGAGAAAAAAGAGAAATTGACAGAAAAATTAAAAAAAGTTGTTGAAGCAGTTGAAATATTGATAAACAAAAACATAAAACCAACTGTTGCAAATATAATAGGAATAATTGATGATGAGCAGATTTTAAATCTTATTTCAAATGTTGCAATTGAAGATAATCTTATCTCAGAAGATAAAAAAAGAAAAATTTTTGATGATTGCTTAAAGAAAGTAGAAGAAATATCTTTAAAGGAAACCCTCAATAAGAGAAAAAAAGAAATATTTGAAAAGGGTCCTTCTCCTTCAAAAAATGAATTAGAAGAAATACAAACAATAATATATCAATTGCAAAAAGGGAGGTAA
- a CDS encoding sigma-70 family RNA polymerase sigma factor, which produces MGRNKKNLSKGEQKKKISEIIELGRKKKHLSLEEINDILPIDITDQSEIDNLFDELDHWDIDIDEKEPFSIEKEKIIDTEEAKNALRSYMKIAGSYSLLTHEKEVELAKGIEEMKKKINQMKKRKKISQVQYMNCCQQLNELRGLLIKSNLRLVINIAKRYNNPKLSILDLIQEGNIGLMKAVEKFKYKTGFKFSTYATWWIRQAITRAIADHSSTIRIPVHMIEKINKLKKLEAKSNQGNNGELEDEEIAKKLKIPVGKIKNIRRSMRPDPISIDLPVGDEERATIGDFIEDNKSPNPLKRVKQSLLAEEIEKALKVLDEREEIIIRLRFGLDEKRYSRTLEEVGDYFNLTRERIRQIESKAIQKLKNSIHSKKLALFLEGSFETSIPTK; this is translated from the coding sequence ATGGGAAGAAATAAGAAGAATCTTTCTAAAGGAGAACAAAAGAAAAAAATTTCTGAGATAATTGAATTAGGAAGAAAGAAAAAACATCTCTCATTAGAAGAAATAAATGATATCCTACCAATTGATATAACAGACCAGTCAGAAATAGATAATCTTTTTGATGAATTAGACCACTGGGATATTGATATTGATGAAAAAGAACCTTTTTCTATTGAGAAAGAAAAAATAATTGATACTGAGGAAGCAAAAAATGCTTTAAGGTCATATATGAAAATTGCTGGTAGTTATTCTCTTCTAACTCATGAAAAAGAGGTTGAGCTTGCAAAAGGTATTGAAGAAATGAAGAAAAAAATAAATCAAATGAAAAAAAGAAAAAAAATCTCCCAGGTTCAATACATGAATTGTTGTCAACAACTAAATGAATTAAGGGGACTCTTGATAAAATCAAATCTTCGTCTTGTTATAAATATTGCAAAAAGATATAACAATCCTAAACTTTCAATTCTTGACCTAATTCAAGAAGGCAATATTGGACTTATGAAAGCAGTTGAAAAATTCAAATATAAAACTGGCTTTAAATTCAGTACTTATGCAACATGGTGGATAAGACAGGCAATAACAAGAGCAATTGCCGACCATTCATCTACTATAAGAATTCCTGTCCATATGATTGAAAAAATAAATAAACTGAAAAAATTAGAAGCAAAATCTAATCAAGGAAATAATGGTGAATTAGAAGATGAAGAAATTGCAAAAAAACTGAAAATACCTGTTGGGAAAATAAAAAATATAAGAAGGTCTATGAGACCAGACCCTATATCTATTGATTTACCTGTTGGAGATGAAGAAAGAGCAACAATTGGTGATTTTATAGAAGATAACAAGAGTCCCAATCCATTAAAGCGAGTAAAACAATCTCTTCTTGCAGAAGAAATTGAAAAAGCATTAAAGGTTTTGGATGAAAGGGAAGAAATTATTATAAGATTAAGGTTTGGTCTTGATGAAAAAAGATATTCAAGAACATTAGAAGAAGTTGGAGATTATTTCAATTTAACAAGGGAAAGAATAAGACAAATAGAATCAAAAGCAATACAAAAATTAAAAAATTCAATTCATTCAAAAAAATTAGCATTATTTCTTGAAGGAAGTTTTGAAACATCAATACCTACCAAGTAA
- a CDS encoding MBL fold metallo-hydrolase, with product MSFIKFLGTAGARFVMLKQLRASGGMWFSINNTNFIVDPGPCCLFRIIKSKPKLHPEKLDGIYLSHKHLDHSCEINLMIEAMTEGGREKQGIVFTPLDAISNDPVILKYIRNFPEKIEILQEGKEYNLKDIKFEIPVRHKHGVETYGFKLKSANIPVISYIPDTAFFPEIIEKYKGSDILIINTVLYEKKENVLHLSLQEAEDIISQIKPQKAIITHFGMTMIKNKIWEKQGEISKRAKTDVIIAYDGMNLEI from the coding sequence ATGTCATTTATAAAATTCCTTGGGACCGCAGGGGCAAGATTTGTAATGTTGAAACAATTAAGAGCAAGTGGTGGAATGTGGTTTTCAATAAATAACACAAATTTTATTGTTGACCCTGGTCCCTGTTGCCTTTTTAGAATAATTAAAAGCAAACCAAAACTGCACCCAGAAAAATTAGATGGAATATACCTTTCTCATAAACATTTAGACCATTCCTGTGAAATAAATTTAATGATTGAGGCAATGACAGAAGGAGGTAGAGAAAAGCAAGGAATTGTTTTTACTCCATTGGATGCTATCTCAAATGACCCTGTTATATTAAAATACATAAGAAACTTCCCTGAAAAAATAGAAATTTTACAAGAGGGAAAAGAGTATAATTTAAAAGATATAAAATTTGAAATACCTGTAAGACATAAACATGGAGTAGAAACATATGGATTTAAATTAAAAAGCGCAAATATACCTGTTATTTCTTATATCCCGGATACTGCTTTTTTCCCAGAAATTATAGAAAAATATAAAGGAAGTGATATTCTCATTATAAATACTGTTTTATATGAAAAAAAAGAAAATGTTTTACACCTTTCTTTACAGGAAGCAGAAGATATAATATCTCAAATAAAACCCCAAAAGGCAATTATTACACATTTTGGTATGACAATGATTAAAAATAAAATATGGGAAAAACAGGGAGAAATAAGCAAAAGGGCAAAAACAGATGTTATAATTGCATATGATGGAATGAATCTTGAAATTTAA
- a CDS encoding type II secretion system F family protein: protein MFLLKNIFSGKKEFYFRLSSLLSSGFDIISAISNLEKNNPLHQKEIVSFIKREISKGKNLSEAMKNFSLFSNFEIKSISAGIKSGNLPETLLSLSDYFSFLENIRRNIISGLTYPFILLNLAIIIPAIPTLFLKGFFPFLGKIIIPFIIIYGSIFVFGYLPDIYKKRNLREKLDEIIIKIPFLGKILVNFQVVIFLKTFVILYKAGIDIISSFRDATEVIGNETIKKQFDKNFALLKENIPVSEAIKNNQFLPDEVKGMIETGEISGNMDKTIEKVIQYTEEETKFIINQILKVIPVVIYLIVAAYVGYIIISFYSGYIKTINSFL from the coding sequence TTGTTCTTGTTAAAAAATATATTTTCTGGGAAAAAAGAATTTTATTTTAGATTATCCTCTTTGCTTTCTTCTGGATTTGATATAATTTCTGCTATTTCCAATCTTGAAAAGAATAACCCCTTACATCAAAAAGAGATTGTTTCTTTTATAAAAAGAGAGATATCAAAAGGGAAAAATTTATCAGAAGCAATGAAAAATTTCTCTCTCTTTTCTAATTTTGAAATAAAGAGTATTTCTGCTGGAATTAAATCAGGAAATCTTCCTGAGACACTCCTTTCTCTATCTGACTATTTTTCTTTTCTTGAAAATATAAGAAGAAACATTATTTCTGGTTTAACTTATCCATTTATACTTTTAAATTTAGCAATTATTATTCCTGCCATCCCTACTCTTTTCTTAAAGGGATTTTTCCCATTTTTGGGTAAAATTATTATTCCTTTTATTATTATCTATGGAAGTATTTTTGTTTTTGGTTATCTACCTGATATTTATAAAAAGAGAAATTTGAGAGAAAAGTTAGACGAAATAATTATAAAAATCCCCTTTTTAGGAAAAATCTTAGTAAATTTTCAAGTAGTTATATTTTTAAAAACATTTGTTATTTTGTATAAAGCAGGAATTGATATTATAAGTTCATTTAGAGATGCAACAGAGGTTATAGGAAATGAAACAATAAAGAAACAATTTGATAAAAATTTTGCTTTATTAAAAGAAAATATACCTGTTTCAGAAGCAATTAAAAATAATCAATTTTTACCAGATGAAGTTAAAGGGATGATTGAAACAGGAGAAATAAGCGGAAATATGGATAAAACAATTGAAAAAGTTATCCAATACACAGAAGAAGAAACAAAATTTATAATAAACCAGATATTAAAAGTTATTCCTGTTGTTATTTATCTTATAGTTGCTGCTTATGTTGGTTATATAATAATTTCTTTTTACTCCGGATATATAAAAACAATAAATTCTTTTCTCTAA
- the cas6 gene encoding CRISPR-associated endoribonuclease Cas6, translated as MRLNITFFSEKEIILPISYNYILQSFIYRNLNTFLSNFLHKDGYIYEKRSFKLFTFSRINGKFRKEQENFIFSPPISFILSSPKEEILECFAETLVKKNIFILNNNFIYIEGVEVQFYPNFSKKEYEIKMLSPVTVYSTLKGENNKKKTYYYSPAEKEFQSLIVENLKKKYFLIYQEETEINNFEITPIDINTSNLKIINYKGTIIKGWMGKFKIKGEGEILKVAYDCGIGSKNPQGFGCFELLLFSEKEVRG; from the coding sequence ATGAGGCTCAATATAACATTTTTTTCTGAAAAAGAAATTATACTCCCAATTTCTTACAATTATATTCTTCAAAGTTTTATATACAGGAATTTAAATACCTTTTTAAGTAATTTTCTTCACAAAGATGGTTATATATATGAAAAAAGAAGTTTTAAACTTTTCACATTTTCAAGAATAAATGGGAAATTCAGAAAAGAACAAGAAAATTTTATTTTCTCCCCTCCAATTTCTTTTATACTATCCTCTCCAAAAGAAGAAATTTTAGAATGTTTTGCTGAGACTCTTGTGAAAAAAAACATCTTTATTTTAAATAATAACTTTATTTACATAGAAGGCGTAGAAGTCCAATTCTATCCTAATTTTTCAAAAAAAGAATATGAAATAAAAATGCTATCCCCTGTTACCGTCTATTCTACATTAAAAGGAGAAAACAATAAGAAAAAAACATATTATTATTCACCAGCAGAAAAGGAATTTCAATCTCTTATTGTAGAAAATTTGAAGAAAAAATATTTTCTAATTTATCAGGAAGAAACTGAAATAAATAATTTTGAAATAACTCCAATAGACATTAATACCTCAAATCTCAAAATTATAAATTATAAAGGGACAATTATAAAGGGATGGATGGGGAAATTTAAAATAAAAGGAGAAGGAGAAATTTTAAAAGTTGCTTATGATTGTGGTATTGGGAGTAAAAACCCTCAGGGATTTGGTTGTTTTGAACTACTTCTATTTTCTGAAAAGGAAGTTAGGGGGTGA
- a CDS encoding TIGR02556 family CRISPR-associated protein, whose translation MIEAIKEIGEKILSNTSPDKFLENLVEVPKKINGEEQYIVIIDFNTDEETVTFDFEEMKDDTPKKYLWIGNALSNNPQDRFTTNNLEYLISQTIPNVIEAISDGELKKLLEKVKNKFYYDLGDHSKQNKKYQYILDIEKIRISSKSIEQILEEVNNNPKKLVNTVKNEIFEYLKREKNLTKKQIGLFNLKIDNQLISDFPEYRKHLEDSLIKKLFSKTIRGRCFLCQKEKEVTKDMRFKFSYYITDKISFASELEEKGFLKNFTLCEECYKKILVGESFIKNKMRTKVGLNLYIIPQFIFGDISFPIKKLDKWAEYIKQSLNSVVNLEGLRKFQDRLEEYSEFQQHKNNFILNLLYYRKYQSEFKILKLILDVPPSRLDFLKEKENEIYEIAKKIFGEDNRWYLNLERMYYLFPVRISKQEIGDYKKVLDFYDAIFSTKSISYKFLIKQFVDLIGVYRFGKFDSYNIKKPKDTDTGLIYSVLEANLLLLYLKKLKLLQRGGDNMNNIDTSLLSEGMKKYIEEMGYGEEQSALFLLGYLIGEIGNAQWSKENPNKPILNKLVYQGMDVKKILRLTNEVFEKLKQYKRNILYNEQIFAECKRLLDKNLNNWQLSNQENVFYILSGYAYNMLKKIDENKLKENKNEEVENE comes from the coding sequence ATGATAGAGGCAATTAAAGAAATCGGAGAGAAAATTTTATCTAATACTTCCCCTGATAAGTTTTTAGAAAATTTGGTTGAAGTACCTAAAAAAATAAATGGGGAGGAACAGTATATTGTTATTATTGATTTTAATACTGATGAAGAAACTGTAACCTTTGATTTTGAAGAAATGAAAGACGATACACCTAAAAAATATTTATGGATAGGTAATGCTTTGTCAAATAATCCTCAAGACAGGTTTACAACGAATAATTTGGAATATTTAATATCACAAACAATTCCTAATGTTATAGAGGCAATTTCTGATGGGGAATTAAAAAAACTCTTAGAAAAAGTGAAAAATAAGTTTTATTACGATTTGGGAGACCATAGTAAACAGAATAAAAAATATCAGTATATATTGGATATAGAAAAAATAAGAATTTCATCTAAAAGTATAGAACAAATATTAGAAGAAGTAAATAATAATCCTAAAAAATTAGTTAATACTGTTAAAAATGAAATTTTTGAATATTTGAAAAGAGAAAAAAATCTTACTAAAAAACAAATAGGACTTTTCAATTTAAAAATTGATAATCAACTGATATCTGATTTCCCAGAATATAGAAAACATTTAGAAGATTCTTTAATAAAAAAGTTGTTTTCTAAAACAATTAGAGGGAGATGTTTCCTTTGTCAAAAAGAAAAAGAAGTTACAAAAGATATGAGATTTAAATTTAGTTATTATATAACAGATAAAATTAGTTTTGCTTCAGAGTTAGAGGAAAAAGGATTTTTGAAAAATTTTACTCTTTGTGAAGAATGTTATAAAAAAATTCTTGTTGGGGAATCTTTTATAAAAAATAAGATGAGGACAAAAGTTGGTTTAAATCTTTATATAATTCCACAATTTATTTTTGGAGATATATCATTTCCCATAAAGAAACTTGACAAATGGGCAGAATACATAAAACAATCTTTGAATTCTGTTGTAAATCTTGAAGGTTTAAGAAAATTTCAAGATAGATTAGAAGAGTATAGTGAATTTCAGCAACATAAAAATAACTTTATTTTAAATCTTCTGTATTATAGAAAATATCAAAGTGAATTTAAAATTCTTAAACTAATACTAGATGTTCCACCCAGCAGATTAGATTTTTTAAAAGAAAAGGAAAATGAAATATATGAAATAGCAAAAAAAATTTTTGGGGAAGATAACAGATGGTATTTGAATTTAGAAAGAATGTATTATCTTTTTCCAGTGAGGATAAGTAAACAAGAAATAGGGGACTATAAGAAAGTATTAGATTTCTACGATGCTATTTTTTCAACAAAATCTATATCTTACAAATTTTTAATTAAACAGTTTGTTGACCTAATAGGTGTTTATAGATTTGGGAAATTTGATAGTTATAATATAAAAAAGCCAAAAGATACTGATACTGGATTAATTTATTCGGTATTAGAGGCAAATCTTCTTTTGCTCTATTTAAAGAAACTAAAACTTTTACAAAGAGGAGGTGATAATATGAATAACATAGATACTTCTTTACTTTCCGAAGGTATGAAAAAGTATATTGAAGAAATGGGATATGGAGAAGAACAATCTGCACTTTTTCTACTTGGATATCTGATAGGAGAAATTGGGAATGCCCAGTGGAGTAAAGAAAATCCGAATAAACCAATTCTTAATAAACTTGTTTATCAAGGAATGGATGTAAAAAAAATTTTAAGATTAACTAATGAGGTTTTTGAAAAATTAAAACAGTATAAAAGAAATATTCTTTATAATGAACAAATTTTTGCTGAATGTAAAAGATTATTGGATAAAAATCTAAACAACTGGCAACTTTCTAATCAAGAAAATGTTTTTTATATTCTTTCAGGATATGCTTATAATATGTTGAAGAAAATTGATGAAAACAAATTAAAAGAAAATAAAAATGAGGAGGTAGAAAATGAATGA